The following are encoded in a window of Pectinophora gossypiella chromosome 8, ilPecGoss1.1, whole genome shotgun sequence genomic DNA:
- the LOC126368806 gene encoding uncharacterized protein LOC126368806 codes for MMFCRLYNPFTFKYAILSSSQMKSRNMLISCYKYSNQVSQGTFVGAPDNFKGVIVDLAKEKYVQLDFNKMLTDSLNRWRNEGRRCIWFKVNIKDAEHIPVLAKKGFNFHHARDDFVMMCKWLPTDFEPNLPPSSHTNLGVGAMVFNKDSKLLAISEKSYDYPHWKLPGGYVERGEDIVHAAIREVKEETGVDCAFESLVTFRHTHDMTFGNSDIYVLVRMSALSDKIQIATREVKDCKWMDVEEYTSHPHVHKFNRLIVKKALEYKERKIKFNLQKKTVQFSKYVRDMTFLVLEDIE; via the exons atgatgTTTTGTAGATTGTATAACCCTTTTACGTTTAAATATGCGATCTTGAGTTCTTCTCAAATGAAGTCAAGAAATATGTT AATATCTTGTTATAAATATTCCAATCAAGTTTCGCAAGGAACATTCGTTGGAGCGCCAGATAATTTCAAAGGTGTTATAGTAGACTTGGCTAAGGAGAAGTATGTACAACTAGACTTCAATAAAATGCTGACAG ATTCATTAAACAGATGGCGTAACGAAGGGAGAAGATGTATATGGTTCAAAGTAAACATTAAAGATGCCGAACATATCCCAGTTTTAGCAAAA AAAGGTTTTAATTTTCATCATGCCAGAGATGACTTTGTCATGATGTGCAAATGGCTCCCGACGGACTTCGAGCCCAACCTGCCTCCGTCCAGTCATACAAACCTGGGAGTAGGAGCTATGGTCTTCAATAAAGATAGCAAACTGTTAGCAATTTCGGAAAAAAGCTATGACTACCCACATTGGAAGCTTCCTGGAGGATATGTTGAGAGGG GTGAAGACATAGTACATGCAGCTATAAGAGAAGTTAAAGAAGAAACCGGTGTTGACTGTGCTTTTGAGTCACTTGTCACATTCAGGCACACACATGACATGACCTTTGGCAACTCTGATATCTATGTCCTTGTAAGAATGAGTGCTTTGTCTGACAAAATACAAATTGCAACCAGAGAAGTGAAGGATTGCAAATGGATGGATGTTGAAGAGTACACCTCTCACCCTCATGTACACAAATTCAATAGACTCATAGTGAAAAAGGCTCTAGAGTACAAAGaacgaaaaataaaattcaatttacAGAAAAAGACAGTTCAGTTTTCTAAGTATGTTAGGGATATGACATTCCTAGTACTAGAAGACATTGAATAA